Proteins encoded within one genomic window of Setaria italica strain Yugu1 chromosome IV, Setaria_italica_v2.0, whole genome shotgun sequence:
- the LOC101765545 gene encoding probable histidine kinase 1 — MGDDYLAEPENEVAQSMWPENIGDKHQRQFRMEKFRNDQDAFKDVKFDEKPVHVDYQRLMEMANSEKGVSHMQYFMKHWEYKRANAARLQEEELGLLSQQRKEIEQNKQQILEEQRFQDESYYAVKRHVPILDEAYEDEWKRPSKKNDELSRNREPKIDADYDSVAYWKERATQLEKTLDESIQRERSLVEKLEENIKNLQSHTPTEEFSGMLKRADYFLHLVLQSAPIVIAHQDADLRYRFIFNHYPTLADEDVIGKTDYEILSGEGIEEMNSVKREVMATGIATKREFAFNTPMFGAKTFVTYIEPVFSKGGETIGVNYVAMDITDQVKRREKMADIRVREAIQNAKETELSRSLHITEETMRAKQMLATMSHEIRSPLSGVLSMAEILATTKLDKEQHQLLEVMLSSGDLVLQLINDILDLSKVESGAMKLESTTFRPREVVKHVLQTAAASLKKELTLEGCIGDDVPVEVIGDVLRIRQILTNLISNAVKFTHEGKVGINLQVVREQQPGCKIEHEKIQKRAYPGTPITTAAENPCVSPRNCDKDSLNCSKHEDAVHNGVPTCENFREDHEGEEVVWLRCDVYDTGIGIPVKSLPLLFKRYMQASADHARKYGGTGLGLAICKQLVELMGGTLTVVSKENEGSKFTFVLPCKIPVKEEHSDDPDEVDSSQSGFTNSDIEGSFIFKPQMRTSLLSSGVSVMNNTKLFGAKLMCYDPPSILDDCKPLSNGFTSKEQNSANCTSAAHQSNGASVRSTAEKQHDDAMVLELNSQAERVSSSRGDTVSASGASGQKTGPCKVLEEQSLHKKSKCSPIGNKAKILLVEDNRVNIIVAKSMLEQLGHGIDIVNNGMQAIRAVQQHQYDLILMDVHMPEMDGLQATKHIRSFENTGYWDASVKPEDDQMIADPAISSDCTPAKRQGQRVPIIAMTANSFSESADECLAAGMDSYISKPVNFQNIKECLQRYLPSQ, encoded by the exons ATGGGGGACGATTACCTGGCTGAACCTGAGAATGAGGTTGCACAATCAATGTGGCCTGAGAATATAGGAGATAAACACCAGAGACAGTTCAGAATGGAAAAGTTTAGGAATGACCAAGATGCTTTCAAGGATGTTAAGTTCGATGAGAAGCCTGTTCATGTGGATTATCAGCGGCTTATGGAAATGGCAAATTCTGAGAAAGGTGTTTCTCATATGCAATACTTTATGAAGCACTGGGAATATAAGAGAGCCAATGCTGCTCGGCTTCAGGAGGAAGAGCTTGGTCTTCTCAGCCAACAGAGGAAAGAAATTGAGCAAAACAAGCAACAAATcttggaggagcaacggtttcAGGATGAGAGTTATTATGCTGTAAAGCGGCACGTACCTATACTGGATGAAGCTTATGAAGATGAATGGAAGCGTCCGAGTAAAAAGAATGATGAACTTTCTCGTAATAGAGAGCCTAAAATAGACGCAGACTATGACAGTGTTGCCTATTGGAAAGAGAGAGCAACTCAGTTAGAAAAAACACTTGACGAAAGCATTCAAAGGGAGCGTTCATTAGTTGAAAAGTTAGAGGAAAATATAAAGAATTTACAGTCACACACACCAACGGAGGAATTCTCTGGGATGTTAAAACGTGCTGATTACTTCTTGCACTTGGTTCTTCAAAGTGCTCCTATTGTTATTGCCCATCAG GATGCTGATTTACGGTACCGTTTCATTTTTAATCACTATCCAACACTTGCTGATGAG GATGTTATTGGTAAGACAGACTATGAGATATTGTCAGGTGAGGGCATAGAAGAGATGAATAGTGTCAAGCGAGAAGTTATGGCCACTGGAATAGCAACTAAAAGAGAATTTGCATTTAACACACCAATGTTTGGAGCAAAGACATTTGTGACATACATTGAGCCAGTTTTCAGCAAAGGTGGAGAAACAATTGGTGTGAATTATGTTGCAATGGACATAACAGATCAG GtcaaaagaagagagaaaatggCAGACATAAGGGTGAGAGAAGCTATCCAAAACGCCAAGGAAACAGAACTTAGCAGATCTCTTCACATAACAG AGGAAACAATGCGAGCAAAACAAATGCTAGCTACCATGTCCCATGAAATCAGATCTCCTCTTTCGGGTGTCCTTAGCATGGCTGAAATTCTTGCAACTACCAAACTGGATAAAGAACAACACCAGTTGCTAGAAGTTATGTTATCCTCTGGAGATCTTGTATTGCAGCTGATCAATGACATCCTTGATCTTTCCAAAGTGGAGTCAG GGGCTATGAAACTAGAATCTACGACATTCAGACCTAGGGAAGTAGTTAAACATGTACTCCAAACAGCTGCGGCATCTCTGAAGAAGGAATTGACCCTTGAAGGGTGCATAGGTGATGATGTTCCAGTGGAG GTCATTGGTGATGTTCTAAGGATTCGACAAATTCTGACCAATTTGATCAG CAATGCAGTCAAGTTTACACATGAAGGGAAGGTTGGAATCAATCTTCAGGTTGTGCGTGAGCAGCAACCAGGTTGCAAAATAGAACACGAGAAAATTCAAAAGCGAGCTTATCCTGGAACCCCAATTACTACTGCAGCGGAAAATCCTTGTGTCTCTCCAAGAAATTGTGATAAAGATAGTTTGAACTGCTCCAAGCATGAAGATGCTGTTCATAATGGCGTTCCCACATGTGAAAACTTCAGGGAGGATCACGAGGGCGAGGAAGTTGTTTGGCTTCGCTGTGATGTTTATGACACTGGAATAGGGATACCAG TGAAATCATTGCCGTTGCTGTTTAAGAGGTACATGCAAGCCAGTGCTGATCATGCAAGAAAATATGGTGGGACAGGGCTTGGCCTTGCAATCTGCAAGCAGTTG GTGGAGTTGATGGGTGGTACTCTGACTGTGGTCAGCAAAGAGAATGAAGGATCAAAATTTACATTTGTGCTGCCTTGCAAAATCCCTGTAAAAGAGGAGCACAGTGATGATCCAGATGAAGTGGACAGTTCTCAGAGTGGTTTCACTAACAGTGATATAGAAGGCTCCTTCATTTTCAAGCCACAAATGCGAACTTCTCTTCTGTCGTCAGGAGTTTCAGTAATGAACAACACAAAGTTATTCGGTGCCAAGCTTATGTGCTATGATCCACCTAGTATATTAGATGATTGCAAACCATTATCAAATGGCTTCACATCAAAGGAACAGAATTCAGCAAACTGTACCTCTGCTGCTCACCAGTCAAATGGTGCTAGTGTAAGGAGCACAGCTGAAAAACAACATGATGATGCAATGGTCCTTGAACTGAATAGTCAAGCTGAACGGGTTTCCAGTTCCCGAGGAGACACAGTATCCGCTTCAGGTGCTAGTGGTCAGAAAACGGGACCATGCAAAGTTCTCGAAGAACAATCACTCCACAAGAAATCCAAGTGTTCTCCAATTGGAAACAAGGCAAAGATCCTCCTAGTTGAAGATAACAGGGTGAACATAATAGTGGCAAAATCAATGCTGGAGCAGCTGGGCCATGGAATAGATATCGTAAATAATGGGATGCAAGCAATCCGTGCAGTTCAGCAGCATCAATATGATCTTATTCTGATG GATGTTCACATGCCAGAAATGGATGGCCTACAAGCCACTAAACATATACGTTCTTTTGAGAACACCGGCTATTGGGACGCTTCTGTAAAGCCTGAAGATGATCAGATGATAGCTGACCCTGCTATTTCATCAGATTGTACACCTGCAAAACGGCAAGGGCAGAGGGTCCCTATAATTGCG ATGACAGCAAATTCGTTTTCTGAGAGTGCCGATGAATGCCTTGCTGCAGGCATGGATTCATACATATCTAAGCCTGTGAACTTTCAGAATATAAAAGAATGCCTGCAGCGGTATTTGCCGTCCCAATGA